A window from Aliamphritea hakodatensis encodes these proteins:
- a CDS encoding sensor histidine kinase → MSIRLKTILGVALIEGSLLIVLLVTMMNFMRDSNYEALVKRAQTTATLFATTTKDAVLSYDLASLETFTDEMLKNPDLVYARVLSAEGDVFAESGDISHLTEPFLADTDVSLVDDDVFDVIVDIEEGGEVYGQVEIGIHIASINQAINQVYTWGMTLATVEMLLVALFSFLLGGYLTGQLNVLQRAAKVIGSGKFNISIPVKGKDEIAVVGEAFNTMAKNLTQTSKQRDSFEAEILELNRSLEARVQQRTEELQKKHGLLIKAFKSVKETQAKLVQSEKMAGLGTMAAGVAHEINNPVGFVKSNLGSLQAYSKNLTDYVQRLDELLKEHDDMQSLQDALQSAREEFDIEYTAEDIDPLIVESLDGVNRVEAIVSGLRSFAREDDEQLAPADINDALKSTLKVAANQLKYKCTVQEDYADLPALTCNIGRLNQVFMNLLVNAGQAIDEDGEIFIGTRFINNEVIVSIRDTGCGMSPEVQKQLFNPFFTTKDVGSGTGLGLSISHGIIEEHGGRIQVQSVEGKGSRFIVRLPVQGQPSAATAPAQKAKVSPTPKAQAEAKSEQLASDQQPENGVSV, encoded by the coding sequence ATGTCTATTCGGCTGAAGACCATCCTTGGGGTGGCGCTGATTGAGGGTTCATTACTGATCGTCCTGCTGGTGACGATGATGAACTTCATGCGTGATTCGAACTACGAAGCACTGGTGAAGCGCGCCCAGACCACCGCGACCCTGTTCGCCACCACCACCAAGGATGCTGTGCTTTCCTATGATCTGGCCTCGCTGGAAACCTTTACCGATGAAATGCTGAAAAACCCGGACCTGGTCTATGCCCGGGTGCTTTCAGCGGAAGGGGATGTGTTTGCAGAATCCGGGGATATCAGCCACCTGACGGAGCCTTTCCTGGCCGATACTGACGTCAGCCTGGTGGATGACGATGTATTTGATGTCATTGTCGATATTGAAGAAGGCGGTGAAGTCTACGGGCAGGTAGAAATCGGCATTCATATTGCCAGCATTAATCAGGCGATTAATCAGGTTTACACCTGGGGTATGACCCTGGCAACAGTAGAAATGTTGCTGGTTGCGCTGTTTTCATTCCTGCTGGGGGGCTATCTCACCGGGCAGCTCAATGTGTTGCAGCGGGCGGCAAAAGTCATCGGTAGCGGTAAGTTCAATATCAGTATTCCGGTGAAGGGCAAAGATGAAATTGCCGTGGTAGGCGAAGCCTTTAATACCATGGCTAAAAACCTCACCCAAACCAGTAAGCAACGGGACAGTTTTGAAGCTGAAATCCTCGAACTGAACCGTTCTCTGGAAGCCCGGGTACAGCAGCGGACCGAAGAGCTGCAGAAAAAACATGGCCTGCTGATAAAGGCCTTTAAATCGGTGAAAGAGACCCAGGCCAAACTGGTACAGTCTGAAAAAATGGCCGGGCTGGGTACCATGGCGGCGGGTGTGGCCCATGAAATCAATAACCCGGTTGGCTTTGTAAAAAGTAATCTGGGCAGCCTGCAGGCATACAGTAAAAACCTGACAGACTATGTGCAGCGGCTCGATGAATTGCTGAAAGAGCATGATGATATGCAGAGCCTGCAGGACGCACTGCAAAGCGCCCGTGAAGAATTTGATATTGAATACACAGCAGAAGATATTGACCCGCTGATTGTGGAATCGCTGGACGGGGTTAACCGGGTGGAAGCCATTGTCTCCGGCCTGCGCAGCTTTGCCCGGGAAGATGATGAACAGCTGGCGCCGGCAGATATTAATGACGCGCTGAAAAGTACCCTTAAAGTCGCCGCTAATCAGCTTAAATACAAATGCACGGTGCAAGAAGATTATGCCGACCTGCCAGCCCTGACCTGTAACATTGGCCGGCTGAACCAGGTGTTCATGAACCTGCTGGTGAATGCCGGGCAGGCCATAGACGAAGACGGCGAGATTTTTATAGGCACCCGGTTCATTAATAACGAGGTGATTGTCAGCATCCGGGATACCGGCTGCGGGATGTCGCCGGAGGTGCAGAAGCAACTGTTCAACCCGTTCTTTACCACAAAGGATGTCGGCTCGGGCACCGGGCTGGGGCTGTCGATCAGCCATGGCATTATTGAAGAGCACGGTGGCCGTATTCAGGTGCAGAGTGTGGAAGGCAAGGGCAGCCGCTTCATTGTGCGGTTACCGGTGCAGGGCCAGCCATCGGCTGCTACAGCGCCAGCGCAAAAAGCTAAGGTTTCGCCGACACCAAAGGCGCAGGCAGAGGCAAAATCCGAACAACTGGCATCAGATCAGCAGCCAGAAAACGGCGTGTCCGTCTAG
- a CDS encoding winged helix-turn-helix transcriptional regulator produces the protein MTAEKQFLRSGCPIANGLDIFGDKWTLIILRDLICGKETYSELAGSPEGIPTNRLAERLKMLEANGLLSKQLYREKPKRYKYLLTQKGKDTLPVLQAISRWGNTHIDGTWVPPEWFMKPQ, from the coding sequence ATGACGGCTGAAAAACAATTTCTTCGTTCGGGTTGCCCCATTGCCAACGGGCTGGACATATTCGGCGATAAATGGACCCTGATCATCCTCCGGGACTTAATCTGTGGGAAGGAAACTTATTCAGAGCTGGCCGGCTCACCGGAAGGCATTCCGACTAACCGGCTGGCGGAGCGGCTGAAAATGCTCGAAGCCAACGGCCTGTTAAGCAAACAGCTCTACCGGGAAAAGCCCAAACGTTACAAATATTTACTGACCCAAAAAGGCAAAGACACCCTGCCCGTTCTGCAGGCGATCTCACGCTGGGGAAATACACATATCGATGGCACCTGGGTGCCGCCGGAATGGTTTATGAAACCACAGTAA
- a CDS encoding GFA family protein: MATLTGECLCGEIRYECTREPVMAGHCQCRDCQKISGTGHISSIALPKGSLDIQGTLSFHDKKAASGNIVRRGFCPGCGCHIYAENSGFPQLEFIRAGSLHDPEAFKPGMVVYAGSAASWDYIDPELPAFEAMPEM; the protein is encoded by the coding sequence ATGGCAACTTTAACAGGGGAGTGCCTGTGCGGCGAAATACGGTATGAGTGTACCCGGGAACCGGTTATGGCCGGCCACTGTCAGTGCAGGGATTGTCAGAAAATAAGCGGCACCGGGCATATATCAAGCATTGCCCTGCCGAAGGGAAGCCTGGACATTCAAGGGACCCTGAGTTTTCATGATAAAAAAGCGGCCAGTGGCAATATTGTCAGGCGGGGATTCTGCCCGGGTTGCGGTTGCCACATCTATGCAGAGAACAGCGGTTTTCCTCAACTGGAGTTTATCCGCGCCGGCAGCTTGCATGATCCGGAAGCGTTTAAGCCGGGTATGGTCGTCTATGCCGGCAGTGCTGCATCGTGGGATTATATTGACCCTGAACTTCCCGCATTCGAAGCGATGCCTGAGATGTGA
- a CDS encoding PLP-dependent cysteine synthase family protein, which yields MNTWVKEAVSQINADAHRSADTHLFKLPLQSLPGVDIYLKDESTHPTGSLKHRLARSLFLYALCNGKLKEGMTVVEASSGSTAVSEAYFARMIGLPFIAVVPKSTAQTKIKQIEFYGGKCHFVDKSSEMHEASVALAQSIGGYFMDQFTYAERATDWRGNNNIAESIFRQMACEPHPIPSVLVMSAGTGGTSATLGRFIRYKGYDTELTVVDPENSVFYDSYLSGDRQLTSASSSRIEGIGRPKVEHSFQPDVIDHMMKIPDASSIATILWLEKLIGRKAGASTGTNLWGALQVAEQMVQNGQKGSIVTLLCDSGERYLDTYYDPKWVQDNIGDLSEPAGALARFT from the coding sequence ATGAATACCTGGGTGAAAGAGGCTGTCAGCCAGATAAATGCCGATGCGCACCGCTCGGCGGATACACATCTGTTCAAACTGCCGCTGCAGTCGCTGCCCGGGGTGGATATTTACCTGAAAGACGAAAGTACTCATCCCACCGGCAGTCTGAAGCACAGGCTGGCCCGGTCGCTGTTTTTGTATGCCCTGTGTAACGGCAAGCTGAAAGAAGGCATGACCGTGGTGGAGGCATCTTCCGGCAGTACGGCGGTATCCGAAGCTTATTTTGCCCGCATGATAGGTCTGCCCTTTATTGCCGTGGTGCCGAAAAGCACAGCCCAGACAAAGATAAAGCAGATCGAGTTTTATGGCGGTAAATGTCATTTCGTCGACAAGTCATCTGAAATGCATGAGGCATCGGTGGCGCTGGCTCAATCCATTGGTGGGTATTTTATGGATCAGTTCACCTATGCCGAGCGGGCGACGGACTGGCGGGGGAACAACAACATCGCCGAAAGTATTTTCCGGCAGATGGCCTGTGAGCCTCACCCGATTCCTTCTGTGCTGGTCATGAGCGCCGGCACCGGCGGTACGTCCGCTACCCTGGGGCGTTTTATCCGTTACAAAGGGTATGACACGGAACTGACGGTAGTAGACCCGGAAAACTCCGTGTTTTACGACAGCTACCTGAGCGGCGACCGGCAGCTTACCTCCGCATCCTCCAGCCGGATTGAAGGCATTGGCCGGCCGAAGGTGGAGCATTCTTTTCAGCCGGATGTGATCGATCACATGATGAAAATCCCTGATGCCAGCAGCATTGCCACCATTCTCTGGCTGGAAAAGCTGATCGGTCGCAAGGCCGGAGCATCCACCGGCACGAACCTTTGGGGTGCATTGCAGGTGGCCGAACAGATGGTGCAAAATGGCCAGAAAGGCTCCATTGTTACCCTGCTGTGCGACAGCGGCGAGCGTTATCTTGACACCTATTACGATCCAAAGTGGGTGCAGGACAATATTGGCGATCTGAGTGAGCCTGCCGGAGCACTGGCCCGTTTCACCTAG
- a CDS encoding mannose-1-phosphate guanylyltransferase/mannose-6-phosphate isomerase, whose product MKAIILAGGVGERLWPLSRPQHPKQFLNLHSEQSMLQDTLARVQGLDVSGYTVVAAEDHRFLVAEQLRQLDIQADILLEPAGRNTAPAIALAALQARPDEVLLVLPADHVISEAEVFRTAVKLGLEPAEAGKLMTFGIVPDSPATGYGYIRTCADAQRTESVFPVAEFVEKPDIARAKAYLASGEYLWNSGMFMFRADRFLNVLAHYRPDIMAACRDALRGRREDLDFQRIDIEAFTACPAESVDYAVMEPLCADDPDAVAVIPLEAGWNDLGSWPALAGELETDQQGNRTEGTVLAFNSRNCQIHSQSRPVATLGLENLLIVDTQDALLVADRDQSESMKALLAKVKADSRFSDVPHGTVHRPWGKYRCIDMGNGYQVKRITVNPGGRLSLQKHQQRAEHWVVVSGIAEVTKGEQCFLLEKNQSTYIPIGGVHSLANPGKMPLELIEVQSGEYLGEDDIERLEDVYGRSKGG is encoded by the coding sequence ATGAAAGCGATTATTCTTGCCGGCGGCGTCGGTGAACGCCTGTGGCCGCTGTCCCGCCCGCAACATCCCAAACAGTTTTTAAATCTGCATTCAGAACAGAGCATGTTGCAGGATACCCTTGCCCGTGTGCAGGGGCTGGACGTGTCCGGCTATACGGTTGTTGCCGCAGAAGATCATCGGTTTCTGGTGGCAGAACAGCTGCGGCAACTGGATATACAGGCGGACATTCTGCTGGAGCCGGCGGGCCGCAATACTGCCCCGGCAATTGCACTGGCGGCCCTGCAGGCCCGGCCAGATGAAGTCTTGCTGGTGTTGCCGGCAGACCACGTCATCAGTGAAGCTGAAGTGTTCCGCACGGCGGTTAAGCTGGGGCTGGAGCCGGCGGAGGCCGGCAAGCTGATGACCTTCGGCATCGTGCCGGATTCACCTGCCACGGGATATGGCTATATCCGTACCTGTGCCGACGCACAGCGCACTGAATCTGTTTTTCCCGTCGCAGAGTTCGTTGAAAAACCGGATATTGCCCGGGCAAAGGCGTATCTTGCCAGCGGCGAATATCTGTGGAACAGCGGTATGTTTATGTTTCGGGCAGACCGTTTCCTGAATGTTCTTGCGCACTACCGGCCGGATATTATGGCCGCCTGCCGTGACGCTTTACGGGGTCGCCGGGAAGATCTGGATTTTCAGCGCATTGATATCGAAGCCTTTACCGCTTGCCCGGCGGAGTCGGTGGATTATGCCGTCATGGAGCCCCTGTGCGCAGATGATCCTGACGCAGTGGCCGTGATTCCGCTGGAGGCTGGCTGGAATGATCTGGGCAGCTGGCCGGCGCTGGCCGGCGAACTGGAAACGGATCAGCAGGGCAACCGGACCGAAGGTACCGTGCTGGCATTTAACAGCCGCAACTGCCAGATTCACAGCCAGTCCCGGCCGGTGGCAACCTTAGGGTTGGAGAATCTGCTGATCGTTGATACGCAGGATGCACTGCTGGTGGCCGACCGTGATCAGAGTGAATCTATGAAAGCGCTGCTGGCAAAAGTAAAAGCCGACAGCCGCTTCAGCGATGTGCCCCATGGCACGGTGCACCGTCCCTGGGGTAAGTACCGCTGTATCGATATGGGTAATGGCTATCAGGTAAAACGGATTACGGTAAACCCCGGTGGCCGCTTAAGCCTGCAAAAGCACCAGCAGCGGGCGGAACACTGGGTGGTGGTGTCCGGCATTGCTGAGGTGACTAAGGGGGAGCAGTGTTTTCTGCTGGAAAAGAACCAGTCCACCTATATTCCCATTGGCGGTGTTCACAGCCTGGCGAATCCCGGAAAAATGCCGCTGGAACTGATCGAGGTGCAGTCCGGTGAGTATCTCGGTGAAGATGATATTGAACGGCTTGAAGATGTATATGGTCGCAGTAAAGGTGGCTGA
- a CDS encoding MBL fold metallo-hydrolase, whose translation MIKRFLQATSLCLLTQAGMVMADNHERFKDVKIASAQVSEGLYMLTGAGGNMAVSIGKNGTYLVDDQFAPLSERILTAIKDLGGDVPKFLLNTHWHGDHTGGNENFGKQGSIIVAHDNVRERMSSNQFIKAFNRKVEPAPEAALPVITFGEGVNFHWNGDVLRVRHQPNAHTDTDSFVQFKAANVIHTGDLYFAGMYPFIDASSGGSITGVIAAADQILEVADVNTKIIPGHGKLSNKAELAEYRDMLKLVESRISKMIAEGKTRLQIVEAKPTADLDEKWGGGFMKPDKWVSIVYDGLN comes from the coding sequence ATGATCAAACGATTTCTTCAAGCAACATCACTCTGTTTGCTGACCCAGGCAGGCATGGTGATGGCAGACAATCATGAGCGGTTTAAAGACGTTAAGATTGCGTCTGCCCAGGTCAGTGAAGGCCTGTATATGCTCACCGGTGCCGGCGGGAATATGGCGGTATCCATCGGCAAGAACGGCACCTATCTGGTGGATGATCAGTTCGCGCCGCTTTCAGAGCGCATTCTTACCGCGATTAAAGACCTCGGCGGCGATGTACCAAAATTCCTGCTCAACACACACTGGCACGGTGACCATACCGGCGGTAATGAAAACTTCGGTAAGCAGGGCAGTATCATCGTTGCTCACGATAACGTGCGCGAACGCATGTCGTCCAATCAGTTCATCAAGGCCTTTAACCGCAAGGTTGAGCCCGCTCCGGAAGCTGCACTGCCGGTGATCACCTTCGGTGAAGGGGTGAACTTCCACTGGAACGGCGATGTACTGCGGGTACGGCACCAGCCAAACGCCCATACGGATACCGACAGCTTCGTGCAGTTTAAGGCCGCCAACGTAATTCACACCGGCGATCTGTACTTTGCCGGCATGTATCCCTTTATTGATGCCAGCAGCGGCGGCTCCATTACCGGGGTCATTGCTGCGGCTGATCAGATTCTGGAAGTGGCCGACGTGAATACCAAAATTATTCCCGGCCACGGCAAACTGTCGAACAAGGCAGAACTGGCCGAATACCGCGACATGCTGAAGCTGGTGGAAAGCCGTATCAGCAAGATGATCGCCGAAGGGAAAACCCGCCTGCAGATCGTCGAAGCCAAACCCACGGCGGATCTGGATGAAAAATGGGGTGGCGGATTCATGAAACCCGATAAGTGGGTCAGTATCGTCTATGACGGTTTGAACTGA
- a CDS encoding VOC family protein: MANIFHYAFKVKDLASTRRFYIDILGCEEGRSTDTWVDFDFWGNQLSAHVAEMPEALDYCGKVDDIEVPIPHFGAVLSPSESEDTRQRLEAAGVEFIVKPVQRYAGQPGQQATMFVLDFSGNPLEFKSFSDEREMFA, from the coding sequence ATGGCTAACATCTTCCATTACGCCTTTAAAGTGAAAGATCTCGCCAGTACCCGCCGTTTCTATATTGATATTCTCGGCTGCGAAGAAGGCCGCTCAACTGACACCTGGGTTGATTTTGATTTCTGGGGCAATCAGTTATCCGCCCATGTGGCCGAGATGCCCGAAGCACTTGATTACTGTGGCAAGGTAGATGACATTGAGGTGCCGATTCCGCATTTTGGCGCGGTACTCAGCCCGTCAGAGTCTGAGGATACCCGGCAACGGCTGGAAGCCGCCGGTGTGGAGTTCATTGTTAAACCGGTACAGCGTTATGCCGGTCAGCCGGGCCAGCAGGCCACCATGTTCGTGCTGGATTTCAGCGGTAACCCGCTGGAGTTCAAGAGTTTCAGCGATGAACGGGAGATGTTTGCCTAA
- a CDS encoding cation:proton antiporter — MPVTDIIAVLLIFAATGIIGLFITRLVNIPYSLILVGLGFLLALSVEAFGWDSGIRASNFQDLMLFVLLPVLIFEAAFSLDSKLLFRFMPNVLTLATIGLLVSTVATAVFIFYGIGHPGFPFIAALITGAVISATDPVAVVAQLKALNAPAELNVLIEGESLFNDATAIALFTILVGIGLGTVEADVTDGVIQFMKIFFGGVAVGVVMGYLFALTLHIFSVTLPGLILVTIVLSYGSFYIGEHFLHVSGIVAVLFAAIVFKKVAAGQLAELEHQVHHVWESLGFIANVFVFVLLGLVITVEMFTERWIAIVLAIIAATLARTVAVYVSVWLNGVTVGQPTDSRYPPIMIWGGLRGAVTIALVLSLPTELPYWWTIQSIGFGVVLFTLLVQATTNPWLVKKILSKPPESKKRTPHG, encoded by the coding sequence ATTCGCTTATTCTGGTGGGGCTGGGTTTCCTTCTGGCGCTGTCAGTCGAAGCCTTTGGCTGGGACAGTGGTATCCGGGCCAGCAATTTTCAGGATCTGATGCTGTTTGTGCTGTTGCCGGTGCTGATTTTTGAAGCGGCGTTCTCGCTGGATTCAAAACTTCTGTTCCGGTTTATGCCCAATGTACTGACGCTGGCCACCATTGGCCTGTTGGTGTCTACCGTGGCAACCGCCGTGTTTATCTTCTATGGCATAGGTCACCCGGGGTTTCCCTTCATCGCGGCGCTGATCACCGGTGCAGTGATTTCAGCCACTGACCCGGTGGCCGTTGTAGCCCAGCTAAAAGCTCTGAATGCCCCGGCGGAACTGAATGTGCTCATTGAAGGTGAAAGCCTGTTTAACGATGCCACGGCCATTGCCCTGTTCACAATTCTGGTGGGCATAGGGTTGGGCACCGTTGAGGCGGATGTGACGGATGGTGTGATTCAGTTCATGAAGATCTTCTTCGGCGGGGTCGCTGTCGGCGTGGTGATGGGCTACCTGTTCGCCCTTACCCTGCACATTTTCTCCGTTACCCTGCCGGGGCTGATTCTGGTGACCATCGTGCTTTCCTACGGCAGTTTTTATATCGGCGAGCATTTTCTGCATGTGTCCGGCATTGTTGCGGTGCTGTTCGCGGCGATTGTGTTTAAGAAAGTCGCCGCCGGGCAATTGGCAGAGCTGGAGCATCAGGTGCATCACGTATGGGAGTCTCTTGGCTTTATTGCCAACGTCTTTGTGTTTGTTTTACTGGGGCTTGTGATTACCGTTGAGATGTTCACCGAACGCTGGATTGCCATTGTGCTGGCGATCATAGCTGCAACGCTGGCCCGCACCGTGGCAGTGTATGTGTCAGTCTGGCTGAACGGGGTTACTGTCGGGCAACCCACCGACAGCCGCTACCCGCCGATTATGATCTGGGGCGGTCTGCGCGGTGCGGTCACCATTGCGCTGGTATTATCCCTGCCCACCGAGTTGCCCTACTGGTGGACGATTCAGTCAATCGGTTTTGGTGTGGTACTGTTTACCCTGCTGGTACAGGCCACAACGAATCCGTGGCTGGTTAAAAAAATCCTTAGCAAGCCACCTGAATCTAAAAAAAGGACACCCCATGGCTAA